A region from the Variovorax paradoxus genome encodes:
- a CDS encoding alpha/beta fold hydrolase, which translates to MSFATTADGIRLYYETAGSGTPIVFVHEFGGDHRSWEPQMRYFSRRHQCVTFGARGYPPSDVPKDIERYSQAIAADDIAAVMDALQLPRAHIVGLSMGGFATLHFGLRHGGRAASLVIAGAGYGAEKEHEEYFRGVSLEVAKQFELQGAERFARTYSLGASRVQFQNKDPRGWQEFAAWLGQHDAVGAANTMRGVQARRPSIYDLEAELRVMGAPSLVVVGDEDDHCLQPGIFLKKTIPACGLAVMPKTGHTLNLEEPAAFNALLAEFFAQVEAGQWKPRDPRALPSQIMKTD; encoded by the coding sequence ATGAGTTTCGCCACCACCGCGGACGGTATCCGCCTGTACTACGAGACCGCCGGCAGCGGCACGCCCATCGTGTTCGTGCACGAGTTCGGTGGCGACCATCGCAGCTGGGAGCCGCAGATGCGCTACTTCTCGCGCCGCCACCAGTGCGTGACCTTCGGCGCGCGCGGCTATCCACCGTCCGACGTGCCGAAGGACATCGAACGCTACTCGCAGGCCATTGCCGCGGACGACATCGCCGCCGTGATGGACGCACTGCAACTGCCGCGCGCGCACATCGTCGGCCTTTCGATGGGCGGCTTCGCGACGCTGCACTTCGGCCTGCGCCACGGCGGGCGCGCGGCTTCGCTGGTGATTGCCGGCGCGGGCTACGGCGCCGAGAAAGAGCATGAAGAATATTTCCGCGGCGTCTCGCTGGAAGTGGCGAAGCAGTTCGAACTGCAGGGCGCGGAGCGTTTCGCACGCACCTATTCGCTCGGCGCGAGCCGCGTGCAGTTCCAGAACAAGGACCCGCGCGGCTGGCAGGAGTTTGCGGCCTGGCTCGGCCAGCACGACGCGGTCGGCGCGGCCAACACCATGCGCGGCGTGCAGGCGCGGCGTCCGTCGATCTACGACCTGGAAGCCGAACTGCGCGTGATGGGCGCGCCTTCGCTCGTGGTGGTCGGCGACGAGGACGACCATTGCCTGCAGCCCGGCATCTTCCTCAAGAAGACCATTCCCGCCTGCGGCCTGGCCGTGATGCCGAAGACCGGCCACACGCTCAACCTCGAAGAGCCGGCCGCGTTCAATGCCTTGCTGGCGGAGTTCTTTGCGCAGGTCGAGGCCGGCCAGTGGAAGCCGCGCGATCCGCGCGCGCTGCCCAGCCAGATCATGAAGACCGACTGA
- a CDS encoding abortive infection family protein yields MARLIPPPLLAIVSNIVSTVETHASMNSLFMYAEAPGEPPDGSKHVKAQEWLRHTNKQHPEPLAVLGRIISGYMEDPVMAADYVVPRWTTEDEDTLKKRENVRKIETVLANNGLQYRVGGFITGGGLAPSKTLGQLIKGRDMPAIHREFDRAMETVEAKPREAVSAASNILESIFKIYIEDNKLTMPDKQDLQPVFKVVRADLGLDPGSIEDQDLQRIITGLFSIVDGIGALRTHAGSAHSEGRKGYKLEPRHARLAVNAAHTVATFVMETWDKKIGFKPPTATAKPVPVELDEDTPF; encoded by the coding sequence ATGGCTAGGCTCATCCCGCCGCCCCTCCTTGCTATCGTTTCGAACATCGTCTCCACAGTCGAGACCCACGCCAGCATGAACAGCCTGTTTATGTACGCCGAGGCTCCAGGCGAGCCACCAGACGGGAGTAAGCACGTCAAGGCACAAGAGTGGTTACGACATACGAACAAGCAGCATCCCGAGCCTTTGGCGGTTCTCGGACGGATCATCAGCGGGTACATGGAAGACCCCGTGATGGCGGCTGACTACGTTGTCCCTCGATGGACAACGGAAGACGAAGACACCCTGAAGAAGCGAGAGAACGTCCGGAAGATTGAGACGGTGCTCGCCAACAATGGGCTGCAGTATCGCGTCGGCGGATTCATCACAGGTGGTGGGCTTGCGCCAAGTAAGACGCTGGGTCAGTTGATCAAGGGCCGCGACATGCCCGCGATCCATCGTGAGTTTGATCGCGCTATGGAGACCGTTGAGGCCAAGCCGCGCGAGGCAGTGTCGGCCGCCTCAAACATTCTTGAATCGATCTTCAAGATTTATATCGAGGACAACAAGCTGACGATGCCGGACAAGCAGGATTTGCAGCCAGTGTTCAAGGTCGTTCGTGCAGACCTCGGGCTTGACCCCGGAAGCATCGAGGACCAGGACCTGCAACGAATCATCACGGGCCTGTTCTCAATCGTTGATGGTATCGGGGCACTGCGCACGCATGCGGGCAGCGCCCATAGCGAGGGCCGCAAGGGCTACAAGCTTGAGCCTCGGCATGCACGTCTTGCGGTCAATGCCGCGCACACGGTCGCAACATTCGTAATGGAGACCTGGGACAAGAAGATCGGGTTCAAACCGCCAACTGCGACCGCCAAACCCGTGCCCGTCGAGCTTGACGAAGACACCCCGTTCTAG
- a CDS encoding pentapeptide repeat-containing protein, which translates to MSKYLTLTASSPFVPPLQLPMLHDARSTIEKAVADGVSFTGRMIDVDLTAAILTGMQAEGATFVGSLENAKLDGAKLARATITRCLTGASLVNADLTQAHISGIDASNLKASGADLHSVNAQGTNLSHGDFRRVQFNAAKLQRALLVDADVAGANVHLANVTHEQLETCRTPFDDIRSLATTGRTLAQRADAEAEAAAVGAIKRF; encoded by the coding sequence ATGTCCAAGTACCTAACCCTCACCGCCTCCTCCCCGTTCGTGCCCCCGCTGCAGCTACCCATGCTTCATGACGCACGCAGCACCATCGAGAAGGCTGTAGCCGATGGCGTGTCTTTCACTGGTCGAATGATCGATGTCGACCTGACCGCCGCCATCCTGACCGGCATGCAGGCCGAGGGCGCCACATTCGTCGGATCGCTGGAGAACGCGAAGCTCGACGGCGCCAAGCTCGCCCGCGCAACGATCACGCGATGCCTTACGGGCGCGTCTCTGGTCAATGCGGACCTCACGCAAGCCCACATCTCTGGCATCGACGCTAGCAATCTCAAAGCATCCGGCGCCGACCTTCATTCCGTCAACGCGCAAGGGACCAACCTGAGTCACGGCGACTTCCGCCGAGTCCAGTTCAACGCCGCGAAGCTGCAGCGTGCCTTGCTGGTCGATGCCGATGTCGCTGGCGCCAACGTGCATCTCGCGAACGTCACACACGAGCAACTCGAAACGTGCCGTACGCCGTTCGATGACATCCGGTCGCTCGCAACCACCGGCCGCACGTTGGCGCAGCGTGCCGACGCCGAAGCCGAAGCGGCTGCTGTCGGCGCGATCAAGCGCTTCTAA
- a CDS encoding DUF4435 domain-containing protein, which translates to MNKPNELPQEKVADKYLAKVKQAKDVRAVLKVDFATFASAVPEEVKVFAYEGPADKFIYYHWIRELRPSLRYEAYICKNKAKALQLFDILQSDLTGLGERVYFFVDKDFDDLQGRAATSKVFLTDRYSIENYIVCPKLLEDLLMIDFHCNGHPGARIEVREYFEKIYSKFLEITRNLNFRIFAARKLQIEQTEDLPDKINLLAQVELTEISPTEHAVEGLVKLGREPTAEEWAGLKEAFAAINPMQGYRGKFALQFFVKWLGLLRQDRASSPSVLFPMLPASTFMVDGNFSLQTLAPKAAPPKDLGAFLASI; encoded by the coding sequence ATGAATAAGCCTAACGAGCTTCCACAAGAAAAGGTGGCGGACAAATATCTTGCAAAAGTCAAACAAGCCAAGGATGTCCGAGCAGTCTTAAAGGTCGATTTCGCTACATTTGCTTCTGCCGTGCCAGAAGAGGTAAAGGTGTTTGCGTATGAGGGGCCAGCCGATAAATTCATCTACTATCATTGGATTCGAGAGTTGCGACCTTCCCTTCGCTACGAGGCGTATATTTGCAAAAACAAGGCCAAGGCTTTGCAACTTTTTGATATTTTGCAGAGTGATTTAACTGGCCTAGGTGAACGTGTTTACTTTTTTGTTGATAAAGACTTTGATGATCTTCAGGGGCGAGCCGCCACAAGCAAAGTCTTTTTAACTGATAGGTACTCTATAGAAAACTATATTGTTTGCCCCAAGCTCTTGGAGGACTTGCTTATGATCGATTTTCACTGCAATGGCCATCCCGGTGCGCGAATTGAAGTGCGGGAGTACTTTGAAAAGATATACTCCAAGTTCCTTGAAATTACGAGGAATCTGAACTTTAGAATTTTTGCCGCCCGAAAACTACAGATAGAACAGACGGAAGACCTGCCCGATAAAATCAACTTATTGGCTCAGGTGGAATTGACTGAAATTTCTCCGACTGAGCACGCGGTAGAGGGTTTGGTGAAACTTGGCAGAGAACCTACCGCAGAGGAGTGGGCGGGATTGAAGGAAGCATTTGCAGCCATTAATCCAATGCAAGGATATCGAGGCAAGTTTGCATTGCAATTTTTTGTCAAATGGTTGGGATTGCTCCGCCAAGACAGAGCGTCGTCGCCATCTGTTTTATTTCCAATGCTGCCAGCATCAACTTTCATGGTGGACGGGAATTTCTCTTTGCAGACTCTTGCACCTAAGGCCGCGCCTCCAAAGGACCTCGGAGCATTTCTGGCCTCCATATAA
- a CDS encoding AAA family ATPase encodes MEQSESARDTTRAARQPSIVEHFSIEGLFGYRSVSLSSKCAATVLIARNGSGKTTLIAALDAFLRGQFTRFAALKFEKVTCILRGQPEPLILLRSDVDQLTDLSAHSEIAIGAKNWEVEPLALLELVEMAATDAKMSDLMDNPTFYTIYAKVGYDSTLARRQCERLASAIEGRNPNIDTLRRTVRSVLSGTEIVYLPTYRRIELSIPTSDARQSGRRKSILSRLGVARSGLYTADIQFGLGDISDRLKALYSEMLYLSNQGYGKVSANIINDLISGNYKEEGSNPKFPPTKESLEIFFSRIKNAERERGYARGPYQNFVASPDLDRVYSGDVADDAKPFLNYFLDQLNSVIQQTRGSEELVEAFIGNCNRYLSDDDQSTDQFEEGAENAQDKKRLTFNRKNFKVKVSSLSSDTEVPLEALSSGEKQMISLFARLYLYPGPKIVLIDEPELSLSLDWQRKILTDVLQAPTCKQVIAITHSPFIFDNALEPFAGSLQLKIVSNKSEPLFPASQFGEEIEEDGNE; translated from the coding sequence ATGGAACAGTCCGAATCGGCACGAGACACCACGCGGGCGGCACGCCAACCATCCATAGTGGAACACTTTTCAATCGAAGGACTCTTCGGGTACAGATCCGTGAGCCTCTCATCAAAATGCGCAGCGACCGTACTTATTGCTCGCAACGGCTCTGGAAAGACAACCCTCATTGCAGCGTTAGACGCCTTTTTGCGTGGGCAATTCACCCGGTTTGCCGCCCTTAAATTTGAGAAGGTCACGTGCATTTTGCGTGGTCAACCCGAACCCTTGATCCTCCTCCGGAGTGATGTAGACCAGCTCACCGATTTGTCAGCACATAGCGAAATTGCAATCGGCGCAAAGAATTGGGAAGTGGAGCCCCTTGCTCTGTTGGAATTGGTCGAAATGGCTGCCACGGACGCCAAGATGTCCGACTTAATGGACAACCCGACTTTTTACACAATATACGCGAAGGTTGGGTATGACTCCACACTTGCTCGTCGGCAGTGCGAAAGGCTGGCCTCGGCTATTGAGGGGAGAAATCCAAACATTGATACTTTGAGGCGAACTGTGCGTTCTGTACTCAGTGGTACGGAAATTGTCTATTTACCGACTTACCGCAGAATTGAACTTTCGATACCGACTTCGGATGCGCGGCAAAGCGGAAGGCGAAAAAGTATTCTTTCCCGACTAGGTGTGGCGAGAAGTGGTCTTTACACTGCCGACATTCAGTTTGGATTAGGTGATATTTCGGATCGATTGAAAGCCTTGTATTCCGAAATGCTTTACCTTTCGAATCAAGGCTATGGAAAGGTAAGCGCCAATATTATCAATGACTTGATTTCTGGAAATTACAAGGAAGAGGGTTCGAACCCTAAATTTCCACCAACAAAAGAATCTTTGGAAATTTTCTTTTCTCGAATTAAAAATGCGGAGCGTGAGCGAGGATATGCCAGGGGGCCGTATCAGAACTTCGTTGCCAGCCCGGACTTGGATAGAGTCTATAGCGGAGATGTTGCAGATGACGCCAAGCCCTTTTTAAATTATTTTCTAGACCAGCTAAATTCCGTAATTCAGCAGACGAGAGGATCCGAAGAGTTGGTCGAAGCATTCATTGGCAACTGCAATAGGTATTTATCTGATGATGATCAATCGACTGATCAGTTTGAAGAGGGCGCCGAGAATGCGCAGGACAAAAAGCGGTTAACATTTAATAGAAAAAATTTCAAGGTAAAAGTCAGCAGTCTGTCGTCAGACACCGAAGTGCCACTTGAAGCGCTTTCCTCGGGTGAGAAGCAAATGATCTCGCTATTTGCTCGGCTCTATTTGTATCCTGGCCCGAAGATCGTACTAATTGACGAGCCGGAGCTTTCGCTCTCGTTGGATTGGCAGCGAAAAATTCTGACTGATGTTCTTCAAGCCCCGACGTGCAAGCAGGTCATCGCGATTACTCATTCTCCATTCATATTTGACAACGCGCTGGAGCCCTTTGCTGGCTCGTTGCAGTTAAAGATCGTCTCGAACAAGAGCGAACCGCTTTTTCCTGCAAGCCAGTTTGGCGAGGAAATCGAGGAGGACGGAAATGAATAA
- a CDS encoding hydantoinase/carbamoylase family amidase → MAQARSQRAPAACLVNAERLWQRLMALARCGATAGGGVDRQALSAEEIESWHVMIGWAKAAGLEPATDAAGNLFIALPGLDREAPPVLAGSHLDSQPGGGRFDGVYGVLAALEVLTVLAEQGVRPPMDIVCVAWMNEEGSRFAPGMMGSEAFAGVRTLESVRSARDADGVSVGGALDALHAAFPSLRRRPLGFPLKAYVEAHIEQGPVLEAEGRVIGVVTGIQGKKTFDVVIDGERGHAGTLAMAGRRDALAAFARIAAALYSEVGGHDDAVKFTIGRLQVEPNAPSVVPERVTLRIDLRHPDNGVLDFLGQRLIALCGMHAAPCKATATQLVDAPSNAFDSALQAAIAMAAQQLGEPHMPLLSAAGHDARHMAALCPSAMIFIPCRGGVSHAAHEWAEPAHVAAGADVLLRVLRPYAGCGDGA, encoded by the coding sequence ATGGCGCAGGCAAGGTCGCAGCGGGCACCTGCCGCGTGCCTCGTCAATGCCGAGCGCCTCTGGCAGCGGCTCATGGCGCTTGCGCGCTGTGGCGCCACCGCCGGCGGCGGCGTCGATCGGCAGGCGCTCAGCGCGGAAGAGATCGAATCGTGGCACGTGATGATCGGCTGGGCCAAGGCGGCCGGGCTGGAACCCGCGACCGATGCGGCGGGCAATCTCTTCATCGCGCTGCCGGGTCTCGATCGCGAGGCGCCGCCGGTGCTCGCGGGCAGCCATCTCGACAGCCAGCCCGGCGGCGGCCGCTTCGACGGCGTGTACGGCGTGCTCGCGGCGCTCGAGGTTCTGACCGTGCTCGCGGAGCAGGGCGTCCGTCCGCCGATGGACATCGTCTGCGTGGCATGGATGAACGAAGAGGGTTCGCGCTTCGCGCCCGGCATGATGGGTTCCGAAGCCTTTGCGGGCGTTCGCACGCTCGAGTCCGTGCGCTCGGCGCGCGATGCCGATGGGGTTTCAGTGGGCGGGGCGCTTGATGCCCTGCATGCCGCGTTCCCGTCGCTGCGGCGCAGGCCGCTCGGCTTTCCACTGAAGGCCTATGTGGAAGCGCACATCGAGCAGGGCCCGGTGCTCGAGGCGGAAGGCCGGGTGATCGGCGTCGTCACCGGGATCCAGGGCAAGAAGACATTCGACGTCGTGATCGATGGCGAGCGTGGCCACGCGGGCACGCTCGCCATGGCCGGCCGGCGCGACGCGCTCGCCGCCTTTGCGCGCATCGCGGCAGCGCTGTACAGCGAGGTCGGCGGCCATGACGACGCGGTGAAGTTCACCATCGGCCGGCTCCAGGTCGAGCCGAACGCGCCTTCGGTGGTGCCCGAGCGCGTCACGCTGCGCATCGATCTGCGCCATCCCGACAATGGCGTGCTCGACTTCCTGGGCCAACGCTTGATCGCCCTGTGCGGCATGCATGCCGCGCCTTGCAAGGCCACCGCGACTCAATTGGTCGATGCGCCATCCAACGCTTTCGATTCCGCACTGCAGGCGGCCATTGCCATGGCGGCGCAGCAGCTGGGCGAGCCGCACATGCCCCTTCTTTCCGCCGCGGGCCACGACGCGCGCCACATGGCGGCGCTGTGCCCGAGCGCGATGATCTTCATTCCCTGCCGCGGCGGTGTGAGCCATGCGGCGCACGAATGGGCCGAGCCGGCGCACGTGGCGGCCGGTGCCGACGTGCTGCTGCGCGTGCTGCGGCCTTATGCGGGTTGCGGGGACGGCGCTTGA